Proteins found in one Plasmodium gaboni strain SY75 chromosome 13, whole genome shotgun sequence genomic segment:
- a CDS encoding putative glycine cleavage T protein → MKNIFKYKNRLTLFRKGFSTTNKPKVEIKKTILYDSHKNNNAIFKIQHGYYLADEYKDITLITSNLHTRTNCSLFDYTYRPILKISGEDKINFIEKYVGSDIKGLWENECRISLLLNDRGGIIDDIMIILREKYLLLYINIQCKEKVYKYLKEKLLENRTLHVQIEEFTSHSSICIQGSKSSDVLKELIDSNNGDMETNLDNCSFMSSTLTKINKIDNCILNRYTCTGEDGFDILIPNKYVNDLYNLILKNELVKPGGLAVQNTLRLESGFCEYGKDINDEITPIESNYKWSLGQRRLKELNFNGAHIIMDQIKNGTKIKRVGILINNNIVPKENTKIYSHQNVNQIIGYITSSVFSPVLQKPICMGYVNSEYAHINNLIKVDCLNKLEVAQITKMPFVPLSIYKL, encoded by the exons atgaagaatatttttaaatataaaaatagatTAACCTTATTTAGAAAAGGTTTCTCAACCACTAATAAGCCAAAG gtcgaaataaaaaaaacgATATTATACGATtcacataaaaataataatgcAATATTTAAGATACAACATGGTTACTATTTAGCAGACGAATACAAAGACATCACTCTGATTACATCAAATTTGCATACTAGAACTAATTGTTCTTTATTTGATTATACATATAGACctatattaaaaataagtGGAGAggataaaataaattttattgaaaaatatgtaGGTAGTGATATTAAAGGCTTATGGGAAAATGAATGTAGAATAagtttattattaaatgatagAGGTGGAATTATAGATgatattatgattattcTTCGAGAGaaatatttgttattatatataaatatacaatgTAAAGAGaaagtatataaatatttaaaagagAAACTATTAGAAAATAGGACACTACATGTCCAAATTGAAGAATTTACTTCTCATAGTTCTATATGTATACAAGGGAGTAAATCAAGTGATGTTTTAAAAGAACTAATAGATTCTAATAATGGAGATATGGAAACGAATCTAGATAATTGTAGTTTTATGTCAAGTACATTAActaaaataaataaaatagataATTGTATTTTAAATAGATATACATGTACTGGTGAAGATGGATTTGATATTTTAATACctaataaatatgtaaatgatttatataatttaatattaaaaaatgaactAGTAAAACCAGGGGGATTAGCTGTTCAAAATACCTTAAGGTTAGAAAGTGGATTTTGTGAATATGGAAAAGATATTAATGATGAAATTACTCCTATAGAATCAAATTATAAATGGAGCTTAGGACAAAGAAgattaaaagaattaaattttaatggtgctcatattattatggatcaaataaaaaatggaaccaaaattaaaagagtaggtattcttattaataataatattgtacctaaagaaaatacaaaaatatattctcATCAAAATGTAAATCAAATTATTGGTTATATAACAAGTAGTGTATTCTCACCAGTACTACAAAAACCTATATGTATGGGATATGTTAATTCTGAATATgcacatataaataatttaataaaagtaGACTGTTTAAATAAATTGGAAGTTGCTCAAATAACTAAAATGCCTTTCGTTCCtttatcaatatataaactttga
- a CDS encoding putative DNA topoisomerase VI, b subunit, whose translation MQTLNDKNNSTYSFFFKNLSVTGFYEENALFMTVKELFDNSVDALYNKDKDDNVDTEKDLDEKKIKNKKIEIIVEEYDKSLSYYKITCRDNGKGSKIKDLEKFSEIFLTSKDKCSTSGKFGIGLKSILLYSFKTAYGFLHIKVKVEENKIWDFMLVMDKNLNHTFIQNFKEYIDTNWNWSVEISLILKINNKFINDQRIYTYIKLVLLWKRDINIKCIINNMDEFKYIYEEHNNEDEFILLHSILNYDCKNITFQKETLASFNFKVCIYINVISSNHFITNPTIGHIFLIRYVNSMPLFGNSGNDCSIVNDFKNFLRLYGPQYGMDLLTLDNINQVELNDTNDSEHMNYLKNAFQTFYVKKSEFCKWNVIIVGIDIRGCDISYANLNKNCIKEGEYLSNIIKKCLSNLFNRVKEEYPDEFESTSDYHIRQALDIYGVQLASSLSKIILNGRDEFKNKIFFLLNEKKKKDHASIVTVAENNVDNTNQINENELTDEIYHHIREKVISDEKAYEHVEMKNNSSDKSNESDEDDEEEEIECEGDGECEEEERMINEINDIM comes from the exons atgcAAACGTTgaatgataaaaataactCCACATATTCGTTCTTCTTTAAAAACTTATCTGTTACCGGATTTTATGAAGAGAATGCACTTTTTATGACGGTTAAAGAATTATTTGACAATTCAGTTGATgcattatataataaagacAAAGATGATAATGTAGACACAGAAAAGGATTtagatgaaaaaaaaataaaaaataaaaaaatcGAAATAATAGTTGAAGAATATGATAAATcattatcatattataaaattacaTGTAGAGATAATGGTAAAGGaagtaaaataaaagatttagaaaaattttctgaaatatttttaacGTCAAAAGATAAATGTTCAACCAGTGGTAAATTCGGTATAGGATTAAAaagtatattattatattccTTTAAAACAGCTTATGgttttttacatataaaagtaaaagtagaagaaaacaaaatatGGGATTTCATGTTAGTTATGgataaaaatttaaatcATACCTTCATACAAAACtttaaagaatatatagATACAAATTGGAATTGGTCTGTAGAAATatcattaattttaaaaataaataataagtTTATAAATGATCAAAgaatatatacatatattaaattagTGTTATTATGGAAGAGAGATATTAACATAAAGtgtataataaataatatggatgaatttaaatatatatatgaagaacataataatgaagatgaattcattttattacaCTCTATTCTTAATTATGattgtaaaaatataacatttcAAAAAGAAACTCTTGcatcatttaattttaaggtatgtatatatataaatgttattTCGTCAAATCATTTTATAACAAATCCTACTATAGGTCATATCTTCTTAATTCGCTACGTAAATTCGATGCCTCTTTTTGGAAATAGTGGCAATGACTGTTCTATAGTTAACGATTTTAA AAATTTCCTAAGACTGTATGGTCCCCAATATGGAATGGATCTCCTCACA CTGGACAACATTAACCAAGTGGAGTTAAATGATACGAATGATTCGGAACATATGAATTATctaaaaaat GCATTTCAAACTTTTTACGTGAAAAAATCAGAGTTTTGCAAATGGAATGTGATCATAGTA gGTATTGATATTAGGGGATGCGATATATCGTATGCAAACTTAAACAAGAATTGTATAAAA GAAGGAGAATATTTATCtaacataataaaaaagtgTTTGTCAAATTTGTTTAATAGAGTGAAAGAAGAATATCCTGACGAATTCGAAAGTACATCTGATTATcat ATAAGACAAGCATTAGACATTTATGGTGTGCAGTTAGCATCTTCTCTAAgtaaaataattttaaatgGACGTGACGaattcaaaaataaaatattttttctcctaaacgaaaagaaaaaaaaggaCCACGCCTCCATTGTAACAGTTGCAGAAAATAATGTTGATAATACAAATCAAATCAACGAGAATGAACTGACAGATGAGATTTATCACCACATAAg GGAAAAGGTGATAAGTGATGAAAAAGCGTATGAACATGTggaaatgaaaaataattcatcTGATAAATCAAATGAGTCAGATGAAGATGATGAGGAGGAAGAAATTGAATGTGAAGGTGATGGTGAATGTGAGGAAGAAGAACGAATgataaatgaaataaatgatattatgtaa
- a CDS encoding putative SNARE associated Golgi protein — protein MANIENLKKKKYEYLPKDYDTIFNPNEKETELLNQKYNSGINYNYDTSVKHDDNNNIYDNNNNNYNDYLSNNPSNFQYMKKNKKNKTNMEKIKLINKVPLHQQMNNANEYDHININYDSNDECLETHYDFENKYNNDKNLENRILIESEDFISSRRNSTRSKMVIAGKIVLAILFFILVVFLFTRFKNFLNIIHIVIEWVGKQGSWSILLFILLFTFLSPLFMSVEIMCVGSGLIFSGVYGKALGIFVAVFSVAVGYVLGMSLCFFISRYLIHNYIYKKLMGYPIYMAFNQAINTNGLSFVLLIRLSPILPASVVSYILGVTSLKYKHFAIGSISALPSIFLFVYIGVLLQDISNLS, from the exons atggccaatatagaaaatcttaagaagaaaaaatacGAGTACCTACCTAAAGACTATGATACTATATTTAATCCAAATGAGAAAGAAACAGAACTATTAAATCAAAAGTATAATTCTGGgataaattataattacGATACGAGTGTAAAAcatgatgataataataatatttatgataataataataataattataatgacTACTTGTCAAATAATCCAAGTAACTTTcaatatatgaaaaaaaataaaaagaataaaacaaatatggagaaaattaaattaataaataaagtACCATTACATCAACAAATGAACAATGCAAATGAATATGAccatataaatattaattatgaTAGTAATGATGAGTGTTTAGAAACACATTATGATTTcgaaaataaatataataatgataaaaatttaGAGAACAGAATACTTATTGAGTCTGAAGATTTTATATCATCTCGACGTAATAGTACTAGGTCAAAAATGGTAATAGCAGGCAAAATTGTACTTgctattttattttttattttagtagtttttctttttacaagatttaaaaattttttaaacattATACATATTGTTATCGAATGGGTAGGAAAACAAGGCTCATGGAGTATActcttatttatattattgtttacatttttatcacCTTTATTTATGTCAGTAGAAATTATGTGTGTGGGCTCAGGATTAATTTTCTCAGGAGTTTATGGAAAAGCTCTTGGTATTTTTGTTGCAGTCTTTTCAGTAGCAGTAGGTTATGTGTTAGGAATGTCTTTATgcttttttatttcaagatatttaattcataattatatatataaaaaattaatggGCTATCCAATATATATGGCCTTTAATCAAGCCATTAATACAAATGGACTTTCCTTTGTATTACTAATTCGTCTCTCCCCTATACTACCAGCATCTGTTGTTAGTTATATATTGGGAGTCACATCTTTAAAGTATAAGCATTTTGCCATTGGATCTATATCAGCCTTACCCA gcatatttttatttgtatatattgGTGTGCTCTTGCAGGATATTTCCAATTTGTCAG